The following are from one region of the Anoplopoma fimbria isolate UVic2021 breed Golden Eagle Sablefish unplaced genomic scaffold, Afim_UVic_2022 Un_contig_8845_pilon_pilon, whole genome shotgun sequence genome:
- the LOC129116537 gene encoding low affinity immunoglobulin gamma Fc region receptor II-like — translation MQPLSQSSMEITTLCTIVASLRLTPNRSQYFLYESVTLSCGESGNSSLWRIKRNTSTHINNECSVNWGTRKESQCLIDDLLPLDTGVYWCEFGPGECSDAANITVTAGSVILESPVFPVQEGESVTLHCIKMTTSSSNLTAEFYKDGVLIHSSSTGNMTIHRVLKSDEGLYKCTIFGAGESRNSWLAVREAGRPESSHCSPSHILLPVVGVCLFLAACVTLLCLWRNYKGKTDADVLYTNVTITQEVQPKEDRGFDSSSTYSTIKP, via the exons ATGCAGCCCCTCAGTCAGTCAAGCATGGAGATCACAACACTGTGCACGATTGTCG cctCTCTGAGACTCACTCCCAACAGATCACAGTACTTTTTGTACGAGTCTGTAACGCTGAGCTGTGGGGAGTCAGGAAACTCCTCTTTATGGAGAATTAAGAGAAACACATCCACGCACATAAACAATGAGTGCTCCGTCAATTGGGGGACAAGAAAGGAGTCCCAGTGCTTAATTGATGACCTTCTCCCATTAGACACTGGAGTGTACTGGTGTGAGTTTGGACCTGGAGAGTGCAGCGATGCCGCCAACATCACTGTGACTG CAGGCTCTGTGATCCTGGAGAGTCCTGTCTTCCCTGTGCAGGAGGGAGAATCTGTGACTCTTCACTGCATAAAAATGACGACGTCCTCTTCCAATCTCACGGCTGAATTCTATAAAGATGGCGTCCTGATCCACAGCAGCTCGACAGGAAACATGACCATCCACCGTGTTTTGAAGTCTGATGAAGGTCTCTACAAGTGTACCATCTTTGGAGCTGGAGAATCACGAAACAGCTGGCTGGCTGTCAGAG AAGCTGGGCGTCCTGAATCTTCTCATTGCTCTCCTTCACACATTCTACTTCCTGTGGTGGGCGTTTGCCTCTTCCTGGCGGCCTGTGTGACGCTGCTGTGCCTCTGGAGGAACTACAAAG GTAAAACCGACGCTGATGTGTTATACACGAATGTCACTATCACACAGGAAGTGCAACCAAAAGAGGAcagag gatTCGATTCTTCATCAACCTACTCAACAATCAAACCATGA